A stretch of DNA from Brevibacterium sp. CBA3109:
GATCCTCACCACATGATAGCCAAGCGCTCTCAGCTGCCGCTCACGCTCACGCTCTCTGTCAAAGGCCGCTCTGTGATCACGATCGTCGAGGAAGTACTTGCCTCGTCCGTCGAACTCCACGATGATCATCGCCCCTCGATGCAGGAAATCGACACGGGCTATGAAGCGACCCTGCGCATCGCGGACTTCGACCTGAGACTCGAAATCGAGGATTCCGTTTTCGAAGAACCGAACTGCGACAATCGATTCGGCAGGTGACTCTCTGAGGGGATCCGTCAAGCTGATCGCCTCAGAGACACGATTCTCGTTCCTCACCTCATGGGCAGCTTGCACCACGTCGAAGAGCTGAGCCTTCGACACTTGGCTTCGTCGCAATGCATCGTCGAGCATAGGAACACTCACGTCCAAGCCGTAGTCTCGGGCGACATCGATGAGGGTCCGAGCAAGAGTGGTGACGGCGACATCTCCGATTCTGGCAACATGCTCCGGCGGGAGCGTTCGTCTCCTGACGATCAGATTTGCGTGGCGCCGGCTGATGCCCGGCCGAATCACTTCTACGCGCCCCTCGACCGGCCGAGCGACCTCAAGCGTCCACAGGAGAGCGGCCGAAATATGGGAGAAGACTTCATTTCGCACTCGGCCACCCGCGCTCTGCTGGCGGTCACTCACTCTATCTGCGCGAGCTCTGATGAGAACTTTCAGTCGTTCGAGGACATCGCGAAAATCGTTCTTATTCACTAGAAGATCTGCATCTTCCTGGTCGACAGATTCCCAAACTCGCCGATGCCGTTCGTTGTCACATCTTCGTCGGACAGCGAATCGACCGCGGGCGACGCGTTCCAAGCAACATGCTGCCGCCTTGCGAATATCACGCTCAGAAAGTCCGAGCCTGAGCAACCGAGCAGTGTCGAATACTTGGTACATGCGTCAATATTGCACCTATCGTCATTAAATGACAATAAACTACAACGGATTACTTCACTTCAGATACCCCAACCTGCAAAAGCACACCGCCTGCACTGTGCTTTTGTGGGTTCACGTAGCTGGTGGCTGACGAAGTCTACGACTTGCCCAAGGAGTAACGCGATCAGTCGCGGATGAATGGGACGAATCGATATTGTCCGTGCTGCGTGATGGAGACGTTGTGGTCACCGGATCCGGTGACCACGACACGCAGCATCACGCCCTGCACCGGAATGACCATGACCCAGCGACGCCCGCGCGCGCTCGATGAGCTGACGGTGACGCTCCACACCAGTCACGCGCCCGCGAGGGCCGACGAGGACACCGAGGAGAGCGGACGTCCATCCCGAACCGGAACCCAGATCGAGAACGCGGTCACCCGGTCGTGGGCCAAGGAGCTTGAGCATATCGGCGACCGTGCTCGGCTGAGAATGCATCTGTCCATCGCCGATCTGCAGCGCCACATTGCTGGAGGCGAAGCGTCGTTCATCCTCAGGCAGGAACAATTCGCGAGGCACCTGGGCGAAGGCCTCGGCGAGTGACTCAGGCTGTCGATCGGTTCCCATGGAGTCCTCCATTCCGGTGTCCACTACGATACGGCCCACCGAGTATCGTTGGCCCGTGACGAATACAGATCTCCACCGCGCGAAGACCCTCATCGCTTCGATTCCCGACTATCCGGAGCCAGGGGTGAACTTCCGTGACATCTCTCCCCTGCTTGCAGATGGTGCCGCCATGCGTGCCGTCACCGAGGCGCTCATCGCACCGTTCGAGGGACAGTTCGACATCGTCGGCGGTCTCGAGGCTCGGGGTTTCCTCTTCGCCGGAACGATCGCGGCGATGACCGGCGTGGGCATTCTGCCGATTCGCAAGGCCGGCAAGCTTCCCAGACCGGCGGCAGCAGTGTCGTACTCGCTCGAGTACGGGACGGCCACGATCGAAGGCCCAGACGTTCTGAAAGAGGGCGAGCGCGTTCTGCTCGTCGATGACATCCTGGCCACAGGTGGGACGCTCACTGCTGCTCAGGCGCTCGTAAAGGAACTCGGCGCCGATGTGATCGGGTCGGCAGTCGTCCTCGAGCTCGAAGCGCTCGACGGCCGCTCGCTGACCGGGGATGTGCACACAGTCTTCACCGACTGACGGTTCCACAGACTGACGGCTCCGCCGGCCACCCTGAGCTCCCACACCGAGGCGGCTCAATCCTCGGTCTCACTCTTCGACAGAGCGCCCGAGACTCGGATCACGCCGGTCAGATCCGGCTGTCAGGAATGCACAGGCACCTTCACGGCGTTATAAGCTCGCAGAGGCACCGCCACCGCGGCGCCCGCCAGACCGCAGAACGACAGACCATCAAACCCGTGACGAAAGGCGGCACCTTGACGGTTCCCACACTCAAACTCAACGACGGCAAGACCATCCCGCAGCTGGGCTTCGGCGTCTTCAAGGTCGATCCCGAGGAGACCGAGCGCATCGTCACCGACGCTCTCGAGGTCGGCTACCGCCACATCGACACAGCCGCTGTCTATGGCAATGAGGAAGGTGTCGGCCGCGCGATCGCGAACTCCGGCATCGCCCGCGATGAACTCTTCGTGACCACCAAGCTGTGGAACGACCGTCACGGTGCCGAGGAATCGAAGCGCGCCCTGGGCGAGAGCCTCGAGAAGCTCGGCCTCGACCACGTCGACCTCTACCTCATCCACTGGCCGACACCGGAGAACAACAACTCGGTCGAGACCTGGGAAGCTTTCCCCTCCTACCGCGAGCAGGGTCTGACCACCTCGATCGGCGTGTCGAACTTCGACCACCGCTACCTGCCCCAGATCCTCGACACAGGGATCATCCCGACCGTCGACCAGATCGAATGCCACCCGCAGTTCCAGCAGATCGAGACCCGTCCGCTGCTGGCCGAGCACGACATCAAGGTCGAGGCCTGGGGACCGCTGGGACAGGGCAAGGTCGACTACGCAGACACCGTCATCGGCGAGATCGCGTCGGCCCATGGCAAGTCCTGGGCGCAGACCATCATCCGTTGGCACCTGCAGCGCGGACATGTCGTCTTCCCGAAGTCGAACAACCGTGACCGCATGGCCCAGAACTTCGATGTCTTCGACTTCGAACTCACCGCCGCCGAGGTGGCCTCCATCGATTCGCTGGAGAACGGCGGTCGCGTCTCCGGTGACCCGGCCGATGTGAACTGAAGTTCTGACCTGACGTTGATCGTTCAAGGCCCGTCGCGGAGCATCTTTGCTCCCGGCGGGCCTTGTCGTTTTCTCTGGCGGGCCTTTTCGCGTCAGGTGAGCTGACGAACCGGCTCCCCCGCCATCCACGCGGCAATGTCCTCGACTGCCTGAGTGAAGAAGATTCGGTACGTGTCATCGGTGACGTAGCCCAGGTGCGGGGTCAGCACGGTCCTCGGAGTGCTGCGCAGAGGGTGGTCGGCCGGCAGCGGTTCGGTGTCATACACGTCGACCCCCGCGCCGCGAATACGACCTTCTGCCAGTGCGTCTTGCAGTGCTTCCATGTCAACGAGGCCCGCCCGCGAGGTGTTGATGAAGATGCTCGTCGGCTTCATCAGCGCCAGCTCCTCGGCAGAGACGAGCCTGCGGCTGCGCTCGCTGAGCTTGTAGTGCAGGGTCACCACATCGGAGGTGGCGAAGAGCTCCTCCTTACTCACAGCATGTGCCCCGACATCGGCTGCACGCGCCGCATCCAGGTTCTGGCTCCAGGCCACGACGTCCATGCCGAAGGCGGCACCGACACGAGCGACCTGGCTGCCCAGCCTGCCCAGTCCGATGACGCCGAGCCTGTGCCCGAAGAGGTCACCGCCCACGGTGGACTGCCAGCCGCCGGAATGCATCGCGGCATCTTCGGCTGGGATGCTGCGCAGAACGGAGAGGATGAGCCCCCAGGTCAGCTCCGGAGTCGCCGAGGCGGTCGACTCGGTCCCGCAGACTGTGATCCCCTGCGCTCGTGCAGCGTCCAGATCGATCGAGGCGTTGACCCTGCCCGTGGTCACCAGCAGCCGCAGGTCTCGCAGCCGCGACAAACGCTCAGCGGAGAAGAGGGTGCGCTCACGCATGGCGACGACAATCTCGGCGCCGGCCACTGTCTGCACCAGATCCGCGGTGTCGAGGATCGGACGGGAGACGAATTCGACCTGCGCCCCAAGCGCCTGCCAATTCGCATAGTCTGCCGCCACATTCTGGTAGTCATCGAGCACAACGATGTGCATGCCTGTCCTTCCATCCTCGGTGCTTTGGTCGGGAGCAGAGCACCGAAGCCGCACGAGTCCGGAGCGGTCCCTGTCTTTCATCGTATAGCCGATAGGCTAAGACGGTGAGCGCACCGATCATCCTCAGACAACGCAGCGGCCCCATCATCACCATCATCGTTTGGGCGTTCCTCGCACTGCTTCTCATCGATGCGATCATGCGCGGCTCCTGGGACACCGTCGGAGCGTTCCTCCCACCGCTGGCACTGGTGGGTTGGCTGGTCTTCATCCTTTTGTGGCGCCCCGCTGTCATCGTCGGGTCCGAGCAGGTCGTGATCCGCGAGATCCTGCGCACCACCACAGTGCCCTTCTCCGACATCACCGACATCAGGCTGAGCACGGTCGTCTCCATCTCGGCGATCGCACCGAACGGGGCTGCACGCACATACCGTCCGTGGAATGCGCCCGGGATGCCGCGCCGCAAAGTCGACTCGGGGCTTACCGGTGGCACACGACCGGAGTCGGTCGACAACCACCCTGCCTTCGAACTGCTCCGACGCTGGGAGAATCAGCATCAGGACTCGACCACCGCAACCAACACCACCGGCACCACCACAACGGTGTGGAACCTCGGCGTCGTGGGCGTGACTCTCGTCCTCATACTGCTCGACATCTTCAGCCGCCTGTAGCGCTGAAGCGGTCTCGAGAACCAAGGCGGCCTGAGGGCACAAGAAGAGCCGGCCCCGTGGGAGAACGTGAGTCCACGGGGCCGGCGACTGAGGGTGATCGTGGCGATCACATCTTTCGGATCAGACGAGGAGTCTCAGGGTCACTTCTTGAACCCGATGCTCGTCCAATCGGGAGTTTCGAGCTGACGCGGCCCGAGATTCACAATGTCGTCCTTGACGCCCCAGACATACGGGGTCGGGTAGAACGGGATCAGGGGCTTGAGTTTCAGCACTTCGGCATCGCCCTCGTTTGCCAGCTTCTTGGCTTCCTCCTGGTCCAGTGTCGCCGAGGCGGCCTTGAACTTCTCACCGATCGCGTCGCTGGAGATCTTCGAGTGGTTCTGCTCGGAATCGGCCGGGTAGAACAGATTCGAACCCGAGGAGATCGGGAAGGCTGTGCCCTGCCAGGTGAACGTAGCCATGTCGAAGTTGCCGTTGAGCACGTGATCGGCGAAGTACGCGGCCACCGGGACGGTCTCGAGTTTGATCTTGAAGCCGATCTCGTTGAGGTCCTTCATCACCTGCTCCGCGCGCTGGGCATTCGAAGCCGTGTCGGCGGGAACGACGATGTTGAACTTCAGCTTCTCACCGTCCTTCTCACGGATTCCATCGTCTCCCTCGGCCCAGCCTGCGTCGTCGAGGATCTTCTTTGCCGCTTCCGGATCAAAATCCAGGCTTCCGTCCGCATTGTCCTGATATCCGTCCTGGCCCGGCATGAAGGTGACGTTGTTGACCAGTGTCACCGGTGCTTCGACAGGCCCGATGGCTGCCTGGGCGATGGCCTCACGATTGATGGCGTGACCGATCGCGTCGCGGACCTCCTGCTCCTTGAGCGCGCCCTTCTCCGCATTCAGGGTCACGTGAGTCCACTGCATGCCCTGCGCCTTGAAGATTTCGCCGTCTTCGCGCTTTCCGGCCGTCTCATATGAGTCACCGTCGGTGCCGATGTCGACGAGGTCGATCTCCTTGTTCGCATAGGCCTGGGCCTGCTGCGCCTGGGAGACGACCTTGAAGATGACCTTGTCCAGTTTGGGTTCCTGGCCCCACCATTTGTCGTTCTTGACCATGGTGATGACGCCGGCCTTGTTGTCGACCTTGTCAGCCTTGAACGGTCCGTTCGAGGGCAGCACGTCTTTGACGTAGTCCTTGTTGAACGTTTTGGGGTCTTCTGCGATCTCATTGGGCACGAAGGCGCCGATGTAGTTGGGCCAGTCGATGTTGGGAGTCTTGAACGTCACCTCGACGTCGTACTTGTCGTCACCGGACTTGATGCTCTCGATGTCCTCGTAGCCCTTGGTCGAGGCGACCTCGAATTTCTTGTTCTCACCACTCTGCGTCTTCCAGAATGCCTTGTAGTCCTCGACGTCGATCGGGGTGCCGTCTTCCCAGACAGCGTCTTCGTTGAGCTTGACGTCGATGACGAGCGGATCTTCGCTGGCGATCTCCACGCTCTCGGCGTAGTTCTTATCGACTTCCCAGCTGCCATCGTCCTTGATCTTGATCGGCCCACCCAGTGAGGTGCCGTAGAGATTGTTGTTGTCCACGTGCGCGCCGTCAGCGTGGTAATAGTTGAGGCTGGCCGGGATCTCGGTCATCGGATAGGTGAGCGTTCCGCCATCGGCGATCTCATCGTAGCCGGCCTTCTGGTAGTCAACGGACGGCAAGCCTGAGATCTCCTCGTTCGCCTTGTCGCTGTCGACTCCTTTGGAGTCCTTGTTGTCCTGTTGGCAACCGGAGAGGGCCAGCCCCAATGCCGCAGTCGCAGCGACAACCACTGTCGCTTTGTTTCTCATCTTCATGAGTTCCTCTTTCCTGTTCTCTGTGTGGTGATCGATGGATGAGTACTGTGTCGGGTTCGTTCAGTCCGAGTGGTCGAGCTCATGGATCCGTTCAGCGAAGTGACAGGCCACCAGGTTCGCCTCCGCCCGCCGAGGCTGGGGATCCTCGTGTGTGCATCTGTCCTGCTCGCTCTCGGGCAACAGCGCGAAGAGCGGGCACCGAGTGCGGAAATTGCACCCGGAGATCTCGTCGGTCGGGCTCGGAAGGTCGCCGGACAGGAGCACTCGCTCACGCGATCGTTCGACCACCGGGTCGGGCACCGGAATCGCCGACATCAACGCTCGAGTGTAGGGATGCTGCGGATTGTCGTAGAGATCTTCGGAGGCGCCGAATTCGACGATCCGGCCCAGGTACATCACCGCAACGTGATCGGCGATCTGCCTCACGACTGCCAGGTCATGGGCGACGAAGAGGTAGGACAGCCCGAGTGAGTCGCGCAGGTCCTCGAGCAGGTTGATGACACCGGCCTGTACGGACACGTCGAGGGCCGAAACCGGTTCGTCGAGGACGAGCAGCTTCGGGTTGGTCACGAGCGCCCGGGCGATGCCGATGCGCTGACGTTGCCCGCCTGAGAACTCGTGCGGATACCGATCGGCCATGTTCGCGTCGAGGCCCACCAGTTCGAGCATCTCGGCGACGGTGTCAGTGCGCTGTTTGGCCGGGACCTTGTGGACTGTCAGCGGTTCCGCGATCACCTCGCCGACCGGCAACCGCGGGTCGATCGCGGCCATCGGATCCTGGAACACGACCTGGACGTCCTTGCGCATGGCCAAACGATCGCGCTTGGACAGCTCGGACACGTCGACTCCATTGATGACGATCTTGCCCTTCTGGGGCGCCACCATCTCGAGAACCTCACCAATGCTCGTAGACTTGCCGCAGCCTGACTCTCCGACCAGGCCGAGGGTTTGTCCCTCCCTGATCTCCAGGTCGATGCCGTCGACGGCTCTGACGGTGCCGATCTGCCGTTTGAAAACGGCTCCTTTGAGCAGCGGGAAGTGCTTCTGCAGCCCGGTGATCTCGAGGACCCGTTCGGCTTCATCGTTCTTCACTCGCTTCTCAACAGGTTCTGGCCGCGGGAAGATGGTGCCGGCGGACAGCTTCCCCGAGGCGATCTCATCGGCCCTGTGGCATGCAGCGGCGACGCCGGGCGTGCCATGAACGATGAGCTCAGGCTCGACTTCACGGCATTTGTCGAGGGCGATCGGGCAGCGCGGAGCGAAGGGACACCCCGGGACCATGTTCGACAGTGATGGCGGTTTGCCCTCCAACGGAACGAGTCGCTGGGTTCCGGCTGTCGCCAGGTTCGGCACCGAGCGCAGCAGCCCGGTCGTGTAGGGCATCTGCGGGCGGGCGAAGACCTGTTCGACCGGCCCGGTCTCCACCAGGCGACCGGCATACATCACCGCGA
This window harbors:
- a CDS encoding adenine phosphoribosyltransferase, whose product is MTNTDLHRAKTLIASIPDYPEPGVNFRDISPLLADGAAMRAVTEALIAPFEGQFDIVGGLEARGFLFAGTIAAMTGVGILPIRKAGKLPRPAAAVSYSLEYGTATIEGPDVLKEGERVLLVDDILATGGTLTAAQALVKELGADVIGSAVVLELEALDGRSLTGDVHTVFTD
- a CDS encoding aldo/keto reductase, which gives rise to MTVPTLKLNDGKTIPQLGFGVFKVDPEETERIVTDALEVGYRHIDTAAVYGNEEGVGRAIANSGIARDELFVTTKLWNDRHGAEESKRALGESLEKLGLDHVDLYLIHWPTPENNNSVETWEAFPSYREQGLTTSIGVSNFDHRYLPQILDTGIIPTVDQIECHPQFQQIETRPLLAEHDIKVEAWGPLGQGKVDYADTVIGEIASAHGKSWAQTIIRWHLQRGHVVFPKSNNRDRMAQNFDVFDFELTAAEVASIDSLENGGRVSGDPADVN
- a CDS encoding D-2-hydroxyacid dehydrogenase family protein, whose translation is MHIVVLDDYQNVAADYANWQALGAQVEFVSRPILDTADLVQTVAGAEIVVAMRERTLFSAERLSRLRDLRLLVTTGRVNASIDLDAARAQGITVCGTESTASATPELTWGLILSVLRSIPAEDAAMHSGGWQSTVGGDLFGHRLGVIGLGRLGSQVARVGAAFGMDVVAWSQNLDAARAADVGAHAVSKEELFATSDVVTLHYKLSERSRRLVSAEELALMKPTSIFINTSRAGLVDMEALQDALAEGRIRGAGVDVYDTEPLPADHPLRSTPRTVLTPHLGYVTDDTYRIFFTQAVEDIAAWMAGEPVRQLT
- a CDS encoding ABC transporter family substrate-binding protein, with the protein product MKMRNKATVVVAATAALGLALSGCQQDNKDSKGVDSDKANEEISGLPSVDYQKAGYDEIADGGTLTYPMTEIPASLNYYHADGAHVDNNNLYGTSLGGPIKIKDDGSWEVDKNYAESVEIASEDPLVIDVKLNEDAVWEDGTPIDVEDYKAFWKTQSGENKKFEVASTKGYEDIESIKSGDDKYDVEVTFKTPNIDWPNYIGAFVPNEIAEDPKTFNKDYVKDVLPSNGPFKADKVDNKAGVITMVKNDKWWGQEPKLDKVIFKVVSQAQQAQAYANKEIDLVDIGTDGDSYETAGKREDGEIFKAQGMQWTHVTLNAEKGALKEQEVRDAIGHAINREAIAQAAIGPVEAPVTLVNNVTFMPGQDGYQDNADGSLDFDPEAAKKILDDAGWAEGDDGIREKDGEKLKFNIVVPADTASNAQRAEQVMKDLNEIGFKIKLETVPVAAYFADHVLNGNFDMATFTWQGTAFPISSGSNLFYPADSEQNHSKISSDAIGEKFKAASATLDQEEAKKLANEGDAEVLKLKPLIPFYPTPYVWGVKDDIVNLGPRQLETPDWTSIGFKK
- a CDS encoding ABC transporter ATP-binding protein translates to MTETLITDQSNPPAQAPILEVRGLSVTFPNPQGDVKAVRGVSYEVMPGEFLGIVGESGSGKSVSSMAVMGLLPSTARIGGSIRYRGRSLLDMDDHAMSELRGSEIAMVFQDPLSALTPVYSIGEQISEGLLLHDPTLSKDAAHSRAIELLRVVGIPGPERRVRAYPHEFSGGMRQRAMIAIAIANDPDLIIADEPTTALDVTIQAQILEVLQKAREITGAAIVLITHDLGVVAGNADRIAVMYAGRLVETGPVEQVFARPQMPYTTGLLRSVPNLATAGTQRLVPLEGKPPSLSNMVPGCPFAPRCPIALDKCREVEPELIVHGTPGVAAACHRADEIASGKLSAGTIFPRPEPVEKRVKNDEAERVLEITGLQKHFPLLKGAVFKRQIGTVRAVDGIDLEIREGQTLGLVGESGCGKSTSIGEVLEMVAPQKGKIVINGVDVSELSKRDRLAMRKDVQVVFQDPMAAIDPRLPVGEVIAEPLTVHKVPAKQRTDTVAEMLELVGLDANMADRYPHEFSGGQRQRIGIARALVTNPKLLVLDEPVSALDVSVQAGVINLLEDLRDSLGLSYLFVAHDLAVVRQIADHVAVMYLGRIVEFGASEDLYDNPQHPYTRALMSAIPVPDPVVERSRERVLLSGDLPSPTDEISGCNFRTRCPLFALLPESEQDRCTHEDPQPRRAEANLVACHFAERIHELDHSD